A stretch of the Aegilops tauschii subsp. strangulata cultivar AL8/78 chromosome 4, Aet v6.0, whole genome shotgun sequence genome encodes the following:
- the LOC141021876 gene encoding putative B3 domain-containing protein Os03g0621600, with protein MEEPPSNKRRNYGHYHQEDGPTHFCKVILAPKLECIPMPLDFTKHFVVVPTEFKLRNNTGCSWKVTVKLMNGRVTLDQGWATYAAVHQIKIGYMVTFKLLTPDTLKVIIFDDDGIEVVNKCGKHDEAFAAKE; from the coding sequence ATGGAGGAGCCCCCCAGCAACAAGCGCCGCAACTACGGCCACTACCATCAGGAGGATGGCCCAACTCACTTCTGCAAGGTCATCCTTGCACCAAAGCTTGAGTGCATCCCCATGCCCCTGGACTTCACCAAGCACTTCGTCGTGGTGCCGACGGAGTTCAAGCTCAGGAACAACACCGGCTGCTCCTGGAAGGTGACAGTCAAGCTGATGAACGGCAGGGTGACCCTGGATCAGGGTTGGGCCACCTACGCAGCCGTTCATCAGATCAAGATCGGCTACATGGTGACGTTCAAGCTCCTCACTCCCGACACCCTCAAGGTCATCATCTTTGACGATGATGGCATTGAGGTCGTCAACAAGTGTGGGAAGCACGACGAAGCCTTCGCCGCCAAGGAGTAG